A window from bacterium encodes these proteins:
- a CDS encoding DUF58 domain-containing protein yields MTPAPRPKAAPEVPGAAAAAIPREVLRRVRQIEIRTNRMVTSVFGGEYLSVFKGQGMEFQEVRAYVPGDDVRSIDWNVSARGGGLFVKKFVEERELTVMLLVDVSASQFFGGTARFKKDLAAEIAAVLAFAAIRNNDRVGLVLFTDRVELHVPPGKGSGHVLRVIREVLSFTPRGRGTRLVSALEFLNRVTHRRSVAFLLSDFHDAGFERPLRVTARRHDLISVVIGDRREREWPAVGLVEWRDPESGARRLVDTSGRGVREALARGWGERRRRLLDTLRGARCDAVEVFAGEPYERELISFFKLRERRLRM; encoded by the coding sequence GTGACGCCCGCGCCCCGCCCGAAGGCCGCGCCGGAGGTCCCCGGGGCAGCCGCCGCGGCGATCCCGCGGGAGGTGCTGCGGCGGGTCCGCCAGATCGAGATCCGGACGAACCGGATGGTCACCAGCGTCTTTGGCGGCGAGTACCTCAGCGTCTTCAAGGGCCAGGGGATGGAGTTCCAGGAGGTGCGCGCGTACGTCCCGGGGGACGACGTCCGCAGCATCGACTGGAACGTCAGCGCGCGCGGCGGCGGACTCTTCGTCAAGAAGTTCGTGGAGGAGCGCGAGCTGACGGTCATGCTGCTCGTCGACGTCTCCGCGTCGCAGTTCTTCGGCGGCACGGCGCGGTTCAAGAAGGACCTCGCGGCGGAGATCGCGGCCGTGCTCGCCTTCGCCGCCATCCGCAACAACGACCGCGTCGGTCTGGTGCTCTTCACGGACCGGGTGGAGCTGCACGTCCCGCCGGGCAAGGGGAGCGGCCACGTGCTGCGGGTGATCCGCGAGGTGCTCTCGTTCACGCCGCGGGGGCGCGGCACGCGGCTGGTCTCGGCGCTGGAGTTCCTCAACCGGGTGACGCACCGACGCTCGGTGGCCTTCCTGCTCAGCGACTTTCACGACGCCGGCTTCGAGCGGCCGCTGCGGGTGACGGCGCGGCGCCACGACCTGATCTCCGTCGTCATCGGCGACCGGCGCGAGCGCGAGTGGCCCGCGGTCGGGCTCGTCGAGTGGCGCGACCCGGAGTCGGGGGCGCGGCGGCTCGTGGACACCTCGGGCCGCGGCGTGCGGGAGGCGCTCGCGCGGGGGTGGGGCGAGCGGCGCCGACGTCTGCTCGACACCCTGCGGGGCGCGCGCTGCGATGCGGTCGAGGTCTTCGCGGGCGAGCCGTACGAGCGCGAGCTGATCTCCTTCTTCAAGCTCCGGGAGCGAAGGCTGCGGATGTGA
- a CDS encoding MoxR family ATPase: protein MESDIEKVNALVREEGRFVADLQAGMGKVIVGQKHLVDGLLVALLANGHVLLEGVPGLAKTLAVRTLAALIDVSFQRVQFTPDLLPADLVGTLVYNPREATFSTRKGPIFANLVLADEINRAPAKVQSALLEAMQERQVTIGQETFPLPRPFLVLATQNPIEQEGTYPLPEAQVDRFMLKLRVGYPTLEEERRIMDAMAFTEKEIAVRPVVRPEALVRARQVVDAIYVDAKIKDYILSVVFATREPEKYQLKLGDYIRYGASPRASLYLAVAARAHAFVAGRGYVTPQDVKAIAPDVLRHRLIVSYEAEAEEITADGLIGRILGELPVP from the coding sequence ATGGAGAGCGACATCGAGAAGGTCAACGCCCTCGTCCGGGAGGAGGGGCGCTTCGTCGCCGATCTCCAGGCGGGGATGGGCAAGGTCATCGTGGGCCAGAAGCACCTGGTCGACGGGCTGCTCGTCGCCCTCCTCGCCAACGGGCACGTCCTGCTCGAGGGCGTCCCCGGTCTGGCCAAGACGCTGGCGGTGCGCACGCTCGCGGCGCTGATCGACGTCTCGTTCCAGCGCGTCCAGTTCACGCCCGACCTGCTGCCCGCCGACCTGGTCGGGACGCTGGTCTACAACCCGCGCGAGGCGACCTTCAGCACCCGCAAGGGGCCCATCTTCGCGAACCTCGTCCTGGCCGACGAGATCAACCGCGCCCCCGCGAAGGTGCAGAGCGCGCTGCTCGAGGCCATGCAGGAGCGGCAGGTCACGATCGGGCAGGAGACGTTCCCGCTGCCGCGGCCGTTCCTGGTGCTGGCCACGCAGAACCCGATCGAGCAGGAAGGGACGTACCCGCTCCCCGAGGCGCAGGTGGACCGCTTCATGCTCAAGCTCCGCGTCGGCTACCCGACCCTCGAGGAGGAGCGCCGGATCATGGACGCGATGGCGTTCACCGAGAAGGAGATCGCGGTCCGGCCGGTGGTCCGGCCCGAGGCCCTCGTCCGTGCCCGGCAGGTGGTCGACGCGATCTACGTCGACGCGAAGATCAAGGACTACATCCTCTCGGTCGTCTTCGCCACGCGCGAGCCGGAGAAGTACCAGCTCAAGCTCGGGGACTACATCCGCTACGGGGCCTCCCCGCGCGCGAGCCTCTACCTGGCGGTCGCCGCGAGGGCGCACGCCTTCGTCGCGGGGCGCGGCTACGTGACGCCCCAGGACGTGAAGGCGATTGCCCCGGACGTGCTGCGCCACCGGCTGATCGTCTCCTACGAGGCCGAGGCGGAGGAGATCACCGCCGACGGGCTGATCGGCCGCATCCTCGGCGAGCTGCCCGTCCCGTGA
- a CDS encoding archease, whose product MPPTGAAVPQPRGWRARDDVAIADVAFEAWGPTLEEAFLAAAEATVATMSADPGAIAARQRRTMRLEEAAADLLLYRFLEELVYYKDAEGLLLRVASVRIEERDGGLALEAQAEGEALDPARHGLLADVKAVTLHRLRVERTERGWTAFVVLDV is encoded by the coding sequence GTGCCCCCCACCGGCGCCGCAGTCCCGCAGCCGCGGGGCTGGCGCGCGCGTGACGACGTCGCCATCGCGGACGTCGCCTTCGAGGCGTGGGGGCCCACGCTCGAGGAGGCGTTCCTCGCCGCCGCGGAGGCCACCGTCGCCACGATGTCCGCGGACCCCGGGGCCATCGCGGCGCGCCAGCGGCGCACCATGCGGCTCGAGGAGGCGGCTGCCGACCTGCTGCTGTATCGCTTCCTCGAGGAGCTCGTCTACTACAAGGACGCCGAGGGGTTGCTCCTGCGGGTCGCCTCGGTGCGCATCGAGGAGCGCGACGGCGGGCTCGCGCTCGAGGCGCAGGCCGAGGGCGAGGCCCTGGACCCGGCGCGCCACGGCCTCCTGGCCGACGTCAAGGCCGTCACCCTGCACCGGCTGCGCGTCGAGCGGACCGAGCGCGGGTGGACGGCGTTCGTGGTGCTGGACGTCTGA
- a CDS encoding RtcB family protein gives MPLPKGIRRVAEAVWEIPPSYKQGMRVPARVCASERLLGEMDEGVFEQVTNVAMLPGIVRCAFCMPDGHWGYGFPIGGVAAMDPDTGVISPGGIGFDINCGMRLLLTNLTEAEVRPRLRLLVDRLFARIPAGVGSRGFLDLKPAIFRKVVEQGAPWCIREGYGWEEDLERTEEGGRIDGADAATVSARAVERGCAQIGTLGSGNHYLEVQVVRPENVFDEALARAFGLTLPNQVVVMFHCGSRGFGHQVASDYLMSFLKVMGPRYHIAVPDRELACAPFGSPEGQDYFAAMKCALNMSFANRQVIAHRIREVFAEVFGRDPRELGMSQVYDVCHNTAKLERHLVDGRVRELLVHRKGATRAFGPGREELPAMYRETGQPVIIGGSMQTGSYLLAGTPGGSETFFSTAHGSGRTMSRHEAKRRFSGRALERSMEEQGILVRTASYGGFAEEAGAAYKDIDLVVAATELAGISRRVVRLVPIGNVKG, from the coding sequence ATGCCGCTTCCGAAGGGGATCCGCAGGGTCGCGGAGGCCGTCTGGGAGATCCCGCCGAGCTACAAGCAGGGGATGCGCGTCCCCGCGCGCGTCTGCGCCTCCGAGCGGCTCCTGGGCGAGATGGACGAGGGGGTCTTCGAGCAGGTCACGAACGTGGCGATGCTCCCCGGGATCGTCCGGTGCGCCTTCTGCATGCCGGACGGCCACTGGGGCTACGGCTTCCCGATCGGCGGCGTCGCCGCGATGGACCCGGACACCGGCGTGATCTCGCCCGGCGGGATCGGCTTCGACATCAACTGCGGGATGCGGCTGCTGCTGACGAACCTCACCGAGGCGGAGGTGCGCCCGCGCCTGCGCCTGCTCGTCGACCGGCTCTTTGCGCGGATCCCGGCCGGCGTCGGCAGCCGCGGGTTCCTCGACCTGAAGCCGGCGATCTTCCGCAAGGTCGTCGAGCAGGGCGCCCCCTGGTGCATCCGCGAGGGGTACGGCTGGGAGGAGGACCTCGAGCGCACGGAGGAGGGGGGGCGCATCGACGGGGCGGACGCCGCCACGGTCAGCGCGCGGGCGGTCGAGCGCGGCTGCGCGCAGATCGGCACCCTCGGCTCGGGCAACCACTACCTGGAGGTGCAGGTCGTTCGGCCGGAGAACGTCTTCGACGAGGCGCTGGCACGCGCCTTCGGGCTCACGCTGCCGAACCAGGTCGTCGTCATGTTCCACTGCGGCAGCCGCGGCTTCGGCCACCAGGTGGCCTCGGACTACCTGATGAGCTTCCTCAAGGTGATGGGGCCGCGCTACCACATCGCCGTCCCCGACCGGGAGCTGGCCTGCGCGCCCTTCGGCTCGCCCGAGGGCCAGGACTACTTCGCGGCGATGAAGTGCGCCCTGAACATGTCGTTCGCCAACCGGCAGGTGATCGCGCACCGGATCCGCGAGGTGTTCGCCGAGGTCTTCGGCAGGGATCCGCGCGAGCTGGGCATGAGCCAGGTCTACGACGTCTGCCACAACACGGCGAAGCTCGAGCGCCACCTCGTCGACGGGCGGGTGCGCGAGCTGCTCGTGCACCGCAAGGGGGCGACGCGCGCCTTCGGCCCGGGCCGCGAGGAGCTTCCCGCGATGTACCGCGAGACGGGCCAGCCGGTGATCATCGGCGGGTCCATGCAGACCGGCTCGTACCTGCTGGCCGGGACGCCGGGGGGGAGCGAGACCTTCTTCTCCACCGCCCACGGCAGCGGCCGGACGATGAGTCGCCATGAGGCCAAGCGCCGCTTCTCGGGGCGCGCGCTCGAGCGGAGCATGGAGGAGCAGGGGATCCTCGTGCGCACTGCCAGCTATGGGGGCTTCGCCGAGGAGGCGGGGGCGGCGTACAAGGACATCGACCTCGTGGTGGCCGCGACCGAGCTGGCGGGGATCAGCCGGCGGGTCGTGCGCCTGGTCCCCATCGGCAACGTGAAGGGCTAG
- a CDS encoding radical SAM protein produces MGMAFRYLPTASAAFNTGYRALRMYLSNHSLRAWAAAGAHHARRLRGEPCPTFATVAVTYRCQCRCEHCYSDSPARPRENELTTEEARRVLREIRGLGAMIVHFSGGEPLLREDLFELVAYARSLGLLTRVNSNGLLLTDENVRRLKVAGLTECGVSLDSADPAVHDRFRGTPGLHERAVRGIRTVVRHGIPCRIMTVAPRESIPEGLERTIALGRSLGGRHMYVLIPIATGAWTDAADKLLTAAERAKLRELQDLTFAHLEMPRAGTNCCMYRNELLYVSANGNVTPCAFVPFVLGNLRERPLAEIWRRHCRRPAMVCRGDCPMNIPEQREALRRHVEDAARDLRRERGAAAP; encoded by the coding sequence ATGGGCATGGCATTCCGCTACCTGCCGACCGCGAGCGCGGCCTTCAACACCGGCTACCGCGCGCTGCGGATGTACCTGAGCAACCACTCCCTCAGGGCCTGGGCGGCCGCGGGCGCGCACCATGCCCGCCGGCTCCGGGGCGAACCCTGCCCGACCTTCGCCACGGTCGCGGTCACCTACCGGTGCCAGTGCCGCTGCGAGCACTGCTACTCGGACTCGCCGGCGCGCCCGCGCGAGAACGAGCTGACCACCGAGGAGGCGCGGCGGGTCCTGCGCGAGATCCGCGGGCTCGGCGCAATGATCGTCCACTTCTCGGGGGGCGAGCCGCTGCTGCGGGAGGACCTCTTCGAGCTGGTCGCGTACGCGCGTTCGCTCGGGCTGCTGACGCGGGTCAACTCCAACGGGCTGCTCCTGACCGACGAGAATGTGCGGCGCCTCAAGGTGGCGGGACTCACGGAGTGCGGCGTGTCGCTCGACAGCGCCGACCCCGCGGTGCACGATCGCTTCCGCGGGACGCCGGGCCTGCACGAGCGGGCGGTGCGCGGGATCCGCACCGTCGTCCGCCACGGCATACCGTGCCGGATCATGACCGTCGCCCCCCGCGAGAGCATCCCCGAGGGCCTCGAGCGCACGATCGCCCTCGGGAGGAGCCTCGGCGGGCGGCACATGTACGTCCTGATCCCGATCGCCACCGGCGCGTGGACCGACGCCGCGGACAAGCTGCTGACGGCGGCGGAGCGGGCGAAGCTTCGCGAGCTGCAGGACCTGACGTTCGCGCACCTGGAGATGCCCCGGGCGGGGACGAACTGCTGCATGTACCGCAACGAACTGCTGTACGTCTCGGCGAACGGCAACGTGACCCCGTGCGCCTTCGTGCCCTTCGTCCTCGGCAACCTGCGGGAGCGGCCGCTCGCCGAGATCTGGCGCCGCCACTGCCGGCGGCCGGCCATGGTCTGCCGCGGCGACTGCCCGATGAACATCCCGGAGCAACG